Genomic segment of Leptospira perdikensis:
TCTTTTAGGAATTGTTTGATATCTTCTCTTGCATGGAAAGCAGAAGAATCATAAACCCCGTAGGAAAATCCAATTTGTAAGGCTTTCGGTAGAGACTTACCCACTTTAAACCCAAAGTCAAAAAAACTTCCTAAATTAGCACGAAGTCCTACCACACCGATTTTCAAAATCCCAGGGATGGGGCCATGGACAAAAGGTGCGATGGAAATGACTTGTTTGATCCGTTGTGGGAATAAGGAAGCGATGGCAAGGACAGCCATCCCACCTGTGGAATGACCAACGAGTGTAATGTCCTTTTCTCCTGCGGATGCCCAAATTCCTTGAGCTTGTGTTTCTAAAAAGTCTTGGAGGGTGAGTCCTTTTTTTTGATCAAAAATTTCCGCAGGATAATGCCCGACTAAGTCTAGTTCGATGACATCTCCAAACTGACGAAAAAAAGGAATGTTGAGGCCCCAATACCCTGCCGCCGAACACCAACCTCCGATGAGAACAATCGTCT
This window contains:
- a CDS encoding alpha/beta fold hydrolase, with the translated sequence MSERQIYNWKNHRLTYVKHKSLNPKAKETIVLIGGWCSAAGYWGLNIPFFRQFGDVIELDLVGHYPAEIFDQKKGLTLQDFLETQAQGIWASAGEKDITLVGHSTGGMAVLAIASLFPQRIKQVISIAPFVHGPIPGILKIGVVGLRANLGSFFDFGFKVGKSLPKALQIGFSYGVYDSSAFHAREDIKQFLKDYNPQFECLNPRYILMILEMLDRTDIRPIVFGNRVPTLIMRGEEDPVIPGKDVMELERTTPHVKAVLFSECGHFVHMEKQKAAEKVMKDFILMKKVSSSTKKSFF